A single region of the Gemmatimonadaceae bacterium genome encodes:
- the meaB gene encoding methylmalonyl Co-A mutase-associated GTPase MeaB has translation MNASAELLLGEFAAGKIPALARAVSIVENQRPGVDEILGALHSKLGNARRIGITGPPGAGKSTITTLLAEQFRIGGLTVGIVCVDPTSPFTGGALLGDRVRMERVALDPGVFIRSMATRGSLGGLAASTREISDLLDGFGFDRIIIETVGVGQSELDVARTADTTVVVLVPESGDSIQTLKAGVMEIADIFVVNKADRPGADRLRNDVELMLGLRKGAAHPKVPAHHGVDLKRLERTPLRATEATDNARWTPPVLSSIAAKGEGITAIVESLDRHFRYLENTGALRERRRERLSERVIEVADRRMRRRLWDTPGARGWLKGRVDELEAGSVTPYAVADDLLAAYGHLVTGTNA, from the coding sequence TTGAACGCCTCCGCTGAACTACTGCTTGGCGAGTTTGCCGCCGGAAAAATTCCAGCCCTTGCTCGAGCGGTAAGCATCGTCGAGAACCAGCGACCCGGCGTTGATGAAATACTGGGCGCGCTGCATTCAAAGCTCGGAAATGCACGCCGCATCGGCATCACCGGCCCGCCAGGTGCGGGTAAGAGCACAATCACGACATTGCTCGCGGAACAGTTCAGAATCGGCGGCCTCACCGTTGGAATCGTTTGCGTCGATCCAACGTCGCCATTCACCGGTGGTGCACTGCTCGGCGACCGGGTGAGGATGGAACGCGTGGCGCTCGACCCCGGAGTGTTCATCCGATCGATGGCGACCCGGGGCTCGCTTGGCGGTCTGGCGGCGTCGACACGCGAGATTTCGGACCTGCTCGACGGGTTTGGATTCGATCGGATCATCATCGAAACTGTCGGAGTCGGGCAGTCGGAGCTTGACGTGGCGCGGACAGCAGACACGACAGTGGTGGTGCTGGTTCCTGAATCCGGCGATTCAATACAGACCCTCAAGGCGGGCGTGATGGAGATTGCGGACATCTTCGTCGTCAACAAGGCTGACCGCCCCGGTGCAGACAGGCTGCGCAACGACGTCGAGCTGATGCTGGGGCTGAGGAAAGGCGCCGCGCACCCAAAGGTACCGGCGCATCACGGAGTCGATCTGAAGCGGTTGGAGCGCACACCACTGAGGGCCACGGAAGCCACGGACAATGCGCGCTGGACTCCTCCAGTGCTCAGTTCAATAGCCGCCAAAGGAGAAGGGATCACGGCCATCGTAGAGTCTCTCGACCGGCACTTCCGTTATCTTGAGAATACCGGCGCGCTGCGGGAGCGACGGCGCGAGCGGCTATCTGAAAGAGTCATTGAAGTGGCCGACCGCCGAATGCGGCGACGGCTCTGGGATACACCGGGAGCCAGGGGTTGGCTCAAGGGAAGAGTGGATGAGCTCGAGGCTGGTTCTGTTACACCATATGCCGTTGCCGACGATCTGCTTGCGGCGTACGGGCACCTCGTAACCGGGACAAATGCGTGA
- a CDS encoding methylmalonyl-CoA mutase family protein, whose protein sequence is MTSIDTAPSAGDELADPDDLAAENERLRAEIGEWKRRFSAAQKRDITFANSESEVEAVYSALDIAGLSARDLGVPGGFPYTRGIHPTGYRGKLWTMRQFAGFGSARDTNERYKFLLAHGQTGLSVAFDFPTLMGYDSDHPRSEGEVGKCGVAISSLADMEVLFDGIPLDKVSTSMTINGPAVILYCFYIAAAEKQGVDAKELRGTIQNDILKEYMAQHAWVYPIEPALRLIVDCFEWSAQHVPQWNTISISGYHIREAGATAAQELAFTLADGFTYVERGIERGLDVDSFAPRLSFFWDIHNDFFEEIAKLRAARRIWARHLRGRYGARDPRSLVMRFHSQTAGVTLTAQQPMNNVVRVAYQAMAAVLGGTQSLHTNSMDETLALPTEESVQVALRTQQVLAFETGVPNVIDPLGGSYYMEALTTRLEEEAESLFRQIEDIGGVVRGLETGWLQRKIAESAARQQWEIEQHRRVIVGVNEFVTDEPELTIPLLKIGDTEAEQRERLAHVRATRDNAVVQTRLDALRTAARSSENMMPHILDAARAYCTLYEIRAAMEDVFGAYREPVFF, encoded by the coding sequence GTGACGTCTATCGATACTGCACCAAGCGCTGGTGACGAGCTCGCTGACCCCGATGATCTAGCGGCTGAAAACGAGCGGCTTCGTGCCGAGATTGGCGAGTGGAAACGCAGGTTCAGCGCTGCGCAGAAGCGGGACATCACGTTCGCGAATTCCGAGTCCGAAGTTGAGGCGGTTTACAGCGCGCTCGACATCGCGGGGTTGAGCGCGCGCGACCTGGGCGTTCCGGGAGGCTTTCCATATACTCGCGGAATTCATCCCACAGGATACCGCGGCAAGCTGTGGACCATGCGTCAGTTCGCCGGCTTCGGGAGCGCCCGGGATACCAACGAGCGTTACAAGTTTCTGCTGGCGCACGGCCAGACCGGGCTCTCGGTGGCGTTCGACTTTCCAACACTAATGGGATACGACTCGGATCACCCCCGCTCCGAAGGTGAGGTCGGAAAGTGCGGCGTTGCTATTTCCAGTCTCGCAGACATGGAAGTCCTGTTCGACGGAATACCGCTGGACAAGGTTTCCACTTCGATGACGATCAATGGTCCGGCAGTGATTCTGTATTGTTTTTACATCGCCGCCGCCGAAAAACAGGGAGTGGACGCGAAGGAGCTTCGGGGCACGATTCAGAATGATATCCTGAAGGAATACATGGCGCAGCATGCGTGGGTCTATCCCATCGAGCCGGCGCTTCGCCTGATTGTCGACTGCTTCGAATGGTCGGCACAGCACGTTCCCCAGTGGAATACCATTTCAATCTCCGGGTACCATATCCGCGAAGCGGGCGCAACTGCTGCGCAGGAGCTGGCCTTCACGCTTGCCGACGGATTCACGTACGTCGAACGCGGGATCGAACGCGGTCTGGACGTGGATTCGTTTGCACCAAGGCTTTCGTTTTTCTGGGACATTCACAACGATTTCTTCGAGGAGATCGCCAAGCTTCGTGCGGCTCGCCGCATCTGGGCGCGACACCTGCGGGGTCGCTACGGCGCGCGGGATCCGCGCTCGCTTGTCATGCGATTCCATTCGCAGACAGCGGGTGTCACGCTCACTGCCCAGCAACCGATGAACAACGTCGTCCGCGTCGCATATCAGGCGATGGCGGCGGTGCTGGGAGGAACGCAGTCGCTTCACACGAATTCAATGGACGAGACTCTCGCGCTTCCTACTGAAGAATCGGTCCAAGTGGCGCTGCGGACGCAGCAGGTTCTTGCCTTTGAGACGGGCGTACCTAACGTCATCGACCCGCTTGGCGGCTCGTATTATATGGAAGCCCTTACAACTCGTCTCGAAGAGGAAGCCGAATCCCTGTTTCGCCAGATAGAGGACATCGGCGGGGTGGTGCGAGGGCTCGAGACGGGATGGCTGCAACGCAAGATCGCTGAATCGGCGGCACGGCAGCAATGGGAGATCGAGCAGCATCGCCGAGTGATCGTCGGCGTGAATGAATTCGTGACCGATGAGCCGGAACTGACCATCCCGCTCCTGAAAATCGGTGATACAGAAGCGGAGCAACGCGAGCGGCTCGCCCACGTGCGGGCCACACGCGACAATGCCGTCGTGCAGACAAGACTGGACGCATTGCGCACCGCAGCCAGATCGAGCGAAAACATGATGCCCCACATCCTCGACGCCGCGCGCGCATACTGCACGCTGTACGAGATCAGGGCGGCGATGGAAGATGTGTTCGGGGCCTA
- the ybeY gene encoding rRNA maturation RNase YbeY, whose translation MTGSGIVVDVSSSVRRLPLAPGRVRALVETTLRAERIADAMVSVAFVGTTIMRRMNHDYLGHRGPTDVISFGMGREQSSLPAVGDIYICVDVARRNAKRLGIGLRDELSRLVVHGALHVAGLEHPEGESRTTSPMWRRQERILERLR comes from the coding sequence ATGACCGGTTCTGGCATCGTTGTCGACGTGTCGTCCAGCGTCAGGCGTCTGCCGTTAGCGCCGGGCCGCGTTAGAGCCCTCGTCGAGACGACACTCAGAGCGGAACGCATAGCAGACGCAATGGTATCCGTCGCGTTCGTCGGTACGACGATCATGCGGCGAATGAATCACGACTACCTTGGCCATCGCGGGCCCACCGACGTGATCTCGTTTGGCATGGGACGCGAGCAGTCAAGCTTGCCCGCGGTTGGTGACATCTATATTTGCGTCGACGTTGCGCGGCGGAATGCGAAACGGCTTGGGATCGGTTTGCGCGACGAGCTGTCCCGATTGGTAGTGCATGGCGCTCTCCATGTCGCTGGACTCGAGCACCCCGAGGGCGAATCACGCACCACATCTCCAATGTGGCGCAGGCAGGAGCGAATCCTTGAACGCCTCCGCTGA